In Rhizobium sp. ARZ01, a genomic segment contains:
- a CDS encoding DUF1153 domain-containing protein, with translation MTELIRPRVKYVIGPDGSPLTIADLPPANTRRWVIRRKAEVVAAVRGGLLSLEEACERYTLTVEEFLSWQSSINDHGLAGLRTTRIQQYRH, from the coding sequence ATGACCGAATTGATACGACCCCGGGTAAAGTATGTCATCGGCCCCGATGGCAGCCCATTGACGATCGCCGACCTGCCGCCAGCCAATACGCGGCGCTGGGTGATCCGCCGGAAGGCCGAAGTCGTGGCTGCTGTCCGCGGTGGCCTGCTCAGCCTGGAGGAAGCGTGCGAACGCTATACGCTGACGGTAGAGGAATTCCTGTCCTGGCAGTCTTCCATCAATGATCATGGCCTGGCAGGCCTGCGCACCACGCGCATCCAGCAGTACAGGCACTGA
- a CDS encoding response regulator, which yields MRRIMIADGSDVVRKVGKRILSGLDYLVLEASNSLEALVRCETELPNVIIVDSTMDGALELISNIRMLPKGDTVRIFYCVVEADLKKMMMGKRAGADDFLLKPFDRKILTTVFANLSIAA from the coding sequence ATGCGGCGCATCATGATTGCTGACGGGTCCGACGTTGTTCGCAAGGTCGGAAAGCGCATTCTATCGGGTCTCGATTATCTCGTGCTCGAAGCGTCGAATTCGCTTGAGGCTCTTGTCCGCTGCGAAACGGAACTGCCGAACGTGATTATCGTAGACTCTACGATGGATGGCGCTCTGGAACTGATCAGTAACATCCGGATGCTGCCGAAAGGCGACACCGTGCGTATCTTCTACTGTGTGGTCGAGGCCGACCTGAAGAAGATGATGATGGGCAAACGCGCCGGCGCGGACGACTTCCTGCTGAAGCCGTTCGATCGCAAGATCCTCACCACGGTCTTCGCCAATCTCTCGATCGCAGCCTGA
- a CDS encoding PLP-dependent aminotransferase family protein, whose protein sequence is MHIALIRLPIYRCNENIACMAIWKPVLDGRPGTRAKALVDAIADDINAGVLKPGDKLPPQRNLAFDLGLSPNTVMRAYNEARRRGYVDGEVGRGTFIRIQTKTESAGQADGLIRSQSNGPIDFSLNLPFAGETGALLADTLRTIAGTQDMASYLDHQDVRTRLRHQGAGAMWMENFGLRATAEATLLANGAQQGIFASLLALLRSGDTLLTEELVYPPVKAIARHLGARIRPVSIDEEGLLPDALECACKATAARVLYCTPTLQTPTAATMSEERRRRIATIAQTHDLTIVEDDVFGLLPMQRPAPLAMYAPERTVFVTSVSKSVAPGLRVGYVHAPPTLTPTIRSVISLSSWMPPPLMAEIASRWIEDGTALRLNEGQRLHAARRQAMAKEVLLGHSFKSDPCGFHLWLTLPDQCSGADVLQTLSRAGVLIQPADTFAIASRELAAMRICLSHENSDERVVAGLRLVQAALSGDSPSGGNFMV, encoded by the coding sequence ATGCATATTGCCTTGATACGCTTGCCAATTTATCGATGCAATGAGAACATTGCCTGCATGGCAATATGGAAACCGGTGCTAGACGGTCGACCGGGAACGCGCGCGAAGGCGCTCGTCGATGCGATCGCTGACGATATAAATGCCGGGGTGCTGAAACCGGGTGACAAGTTGCCGCCGCAACGCAACCTCGCATTCGACCTCGGCCTTTCTCCGAACACGGTCATGCGCGCCTACAATGAAGCGCGCAGACGCGGCTATGTGGATGGCGAGGTTGGGCGCGGAACATTCATCCGAATACAGACGAAAACTGAGAGCGCTGGACAAGCCGACGGTCTCATCCGATCGCAAAGCAACGGGCCGATAGATTTCTCACTAAATCTTCCATTTGCAGGAGAGACTGGTGCGCTTCTGGCAGACACGCTGAGAACGATTGCCGGAACCCAGGACATGGCGTCCTATCTCGACCATCAGGATGTGCGAACGCGCCTTCGCCACCAGGGCGCTGGGGCAATGTGGATGGAAAATTTCGGACTGCGCGCAACGGCGGAGGCCACACTGCTGGCGAACGGAGCGCAGCAAGGCATCTTCGCCTCATTGTTGGCCTTGCTTCGGTCCGGCGACACGCTTTTGACCGAGGAACTCGTCTACCCGCCTGTCAAAGCAATCGCCAGGCATCTTGGCGCGCGCATACGCCCGGTAAGCATTGATGAAGAAGGGCTGCTGCCCGATGCCTTGGAATGTGCCTGCAAGGCCACGGCAGCGCGCGTTCTTTACTGCACGCCGACGCTACAAACCCCGACGGCGGCGACAATGAGCGAGGAACGACGGCGACGAATCGCGACCATAGCTCAGACGCATGACCTGACGATTGTCGAAGATGACGTATTCGGCCTGCTTCCAATGCAGCGCCCGGCACCACTGGCCATGTACGCACCGGAGCGAACGGTATTCGTGACAAGCGTTTCGAAGTCGGTCGCGCCAGGTCTTCGTGTTGGTTATGTCCACGCTCCCCCAACATTAACACCCACTATCCGCTCGGTTATCAGCCTGTCCTCCTGGATGCCACCACCACTGATGGCAGAAATCGCAAGCCGCTGGATAGAAGACGGGACTGCTCTCCGACTGAACGAAGGTCAGCGCCTGCACGCCGCCAGGCGGCAAGCGATGGCAAAGGAAGTGCTGCTTGGGCATTCGTTCAAGAGCGATCCGTGCGGCTTTCATCTGTGGCTCACGCTTCCCGATCAGTGTTCGGGAGCAGACGTCCTGCAGACCCTCAGCCGGGCCGGCGTACTTATTCAGCCAGCCGATACCTTTGCGATTGCATCACGAGAACTGGCAGCGATGAGGATCTGCCTAAGCCACGAAAACTCAGACGAACGCGTTGTTGCCGGGCTTCGTCTTGTGCAGGCTGCATTGTCCGGCGATTCTCCGTCAGGTGGCAATTTTATGGTGTAA
- a CDS encoding paraquat-inducible protein A produces the protein MDGHRFTSRRAMALIVPALLVLSALSLAFGMILPLVLFEKLYFFSETPSLLGIIASLWVQGNQLLAIVVGLFSIVFPVIKLIGVAFEATSKGNGKHDRLLARLLPLLARWSMMDVMLVALVIVAAKTSGMAAAFTQPGLWFYAASAMMTSLLQMQLRPH, from the coding sequence ATGGATGGGCACCGATTCACCTCGAGGCGCGCAATGGCCCTGATCGTTCCTGCCCTGCTTGTCCTTTCGGCATTGTCGCTCGCATTCGGGATGATCCTGCCGCTGGTCCTGTTCGAAAAACTCTACTTTTTCAGTGAGACGCCGTCGCTGCTCGGCATCATCGCCTCGTTGTGGGTGCAGGGAAACCAGCTGTTGGCCATTGTTGTCGGCCTCTTCTCGATCGTGTTTCCGGTGATTAAGCTCATCGGCGTTGCTTTTGAGGCGACCAGCAAGGGGAACGGCAAGCACGATCGGCTCCTCGCCCGCCTGCTTCCGCTTCTTGCGCGTTGGTCGATGATGGATGTGATGCTTGTCGCGCTGGTGATCGTGGCGGCCAAGACCAGTGGTATGGCGGCTGCCTTCACGCAGCCGGGCCTTTGGTTCTACGCGGCTTCAGCGATGATGACGAGCCTGCTCCAGATGCAGTTGCGGCCGCATTGA
- a CDS encoding UDP-glucuronic acid decarboxylase family protein, whose translation MPVPEADDARLTEISAKKLNVLVTGGAGFVGSHLCEFLIGRGYYVFCLDTFQTGRASNLSTIGHNGRLTVVQHDIKAGIPDDLPVFSEIYNLACPASPVHYQADPVSTAMTNSQGTWNVLCRAERDNARVFHASTSEIYGDPEVHPQSEEYWGNVNPVGPRSCYDEGKRFAESLCTDFGRTRGLAVRMARIFNTYGPRMQEDDGRVVSNFIIQALLGRPLTIYGDGSQTRSFCYVDDLIRGIDLLMHSDVAGPVNIGNPAELAVGELAQLVLEITGSKSTVLHMPLPVDDPRRRKPDITRAGETLGWRPLTELREGLTRTIAYFDSELSKQARPSSGTPGPRLRAASA comes from the coding sequence ATGCCCGTTCCCGAAGCAGATGACGCGAGGCTCACAGAAATTTCAGCTAAAAAGCTGAATGTCCTTGTTACGGGCGGCGCAGGTTTTGTCGGCTCTCACCTATGTGAATTCCTGATCGGGCGCGGATACTACGTATTCTGTCTGGATACCTTTCAAACCGGCCGTGCCTCAAATCTTTCGACTATCGGGCACAATGGCCGATTGACTGTCGTGCAGCACGACATCAAAGCGGGCATTCCGGACGATCTTCCGGTGTTCTCGGAAATCTACAATCTCGCCTGTCCGGCGTCGCCGGTTCACTATCAAGCTGATCCCGTTTCGACTGCCATGACGAATAGCCAGGGAACTTGGAACGTCTTGTGTCGCGCCGAGCGTGACAACGCCCGGGTTTTTCATGCCTCGACCTCGGAAATCTACGGCGACCCCGAGGTGCATCCCCAATCGGAGGAATATTGGGGCAACGTCAATCCGGTGGGGCCGCGGTCATGTTACGATGAGGGCAAGCGGTTTGCGGAATCGCTTTGCACAGATTTCGGGCGTACGCGCGGCTTAGCGGTCAGGATGGCGAGGATTTTCAATACATATGGGCCGCGCATGCAGGAGGACGATGGCCGAGTCGTCTCCAACTTTATTATCCAGGCTCTCCTCGGACGCCCGCTCACCATCTACGGGGACGGAAGCCAGACGCGCTCATTCTGCTATGTCGATGATCTCATTCGCGGGATCGATCTGCTCATGCATTCCGATGTCGCCGGACCCGTCAATATCGGCAATCCCGCGGAACTCGCGGTAGGAGAACTTGCGCAGCTTGTTCTGGAGATCACCGGATCAAAGTCAACGGTTCTTCATATGCCGCTGCCCGTTGACGATCCGCGGCGCCGCAAGCCGGATATCACAAGGGCCGGCGAAACCTTAGGGTGGCGGCCGCTAACCGAACTGCGCGAGGGCTTGACCAGAACGATCGCGTACTTCGATTCGGAGCTTTCGAAGCAGGCGCGGCCCAGCAGTGGCACGCCTGGTCCCCGTCTGCGCGCGGCCTCGGCATAG
- a CDS encoding GNAT family N-acetyltransferase, with the protein MDIRSTEDGSHGRYSVTVDGHEAEMTYSRASAKLIIIDHTGVPDALRGRGVGQALAIHAVDQARSGGWKIMPLCPFFRAQAMRHPEWTDVVNL; encoded by the coding sequence ATGGACATTCGCAGCACGGAAGACGGTTCGCACGGTCGTTACTCGGTCACAGTCGACGGCCACGAGGCGGAAATGACCTATTCCCGGGCTTCAGCGAAGCTGATCATCATCGATCACACAGGTGTTCCCGATGCACTCCGCGGCCGCGGCGTCGGCCAGGCGCTCGCAATCCATGCTGTCGACCAAGCACGTTCCGGCGGTTGGAAGATCATGCCGCTCTGCCCCTTCTTTCGCGCACAAGCGATGCGCCATCCCGAATGGACCGATGTCGTCAATCTCTGA
- a CDS encoding flagellar export protein FliJ has protein sequence MKSRESLVRLKEFQVKEKRRQLSQLQMMMSEFERMSKELENQIAIEEKKSGISDPSHFAYPTFAKAARQRADNLLVSIRELKVQQDAAELALEEVEAEHAKAAALEERDNAVRLRA, from the coding sequence ATGAAATCACGTGAGAGCCTTGTTCGCCTGAAGGAATTTCAGGTGAAAGAGAAAAGGCGGCAGTTGAGCCAGTTGCAGATGATGATGTCCGAGTTCGAGCGGATGTCGAAGGAACTGGAAAACCAGATCGCCATCGAGGAGAAGAAATCCGGTATTTCCGATCCGAGCCATTTTGCCTATCCGACGTTCGCCAAGGCTGCCCGTCAGCGGGCGGACAACCTGCTTGTTTCCATTCGCGAATTGAAAGTGCAGCAGGACGCCGCCGAACTGGCGCTGGAGGAGGTGGAAGCCGAGCATGCCAAGGCCGCGGCGCTGGAAGAGCGTGATAACGCGGTGCGCCTTCGCGCCTAA
- a CDS encoding LuxR family transcriptional regulator — MRDTDNAATQHGRLPEFLSGTALARVQTDYEVLQLMRRCANHFGLSYFLVARFPEAEKQSFSERLLVSNWPAELVRAYDELGVFHASRLVADVAATKRPVHGDQDLLAPKAKGPDSGVAELAVRHDLTRSIAFLLHSTSGEPFIVVFSGKQAPHELDDVAALYFGAVQLFECLEQTFASGPASREKLSSREIECLRWAAAGKSSDEIAIILGISAYTVSSYFKTATKKLGAVNRMQAIASAMRLKLI, encoded by the coding sequence ATGAGAGATACTGACAACGCAGCGACGCAGCATGGTCGATTGCCAGAGTTCCTGAGCGGCACGGCGCTGGCGCGTGTACAGACGGATTACGAGGTGCTGCAGCTGATGCGGCGCTGCGCCAACCATTTCGGCCTCAGCTATTTCCTCGTGGCGCGTTTTCCTGAAGCTGAAAAGCAAAGCTTCTCCGAGCGGCTGCTCGTCAGCAACTGGCCCGCGGAGTTGGTGCGGGCTTATGACGAACTCGGCGTGTTTCACGCCAGCCGGCTTGTGGCGGACGTAGCGGCGACGAAACGTCCTGTCCATGGCGACCAGGATCTGCTGGCGCCGAAGGCGAAAGGACCGGACAGCGGCGTTGCCGAACTTGCCGTACGACACGACCTGACAAGATCGATCGCGTTTCTGCTGCACTCGACCTCGGGAGAGCCTTTCATTGTGGTCTTTTCCGGTAAGCAGGCGCCCCACGAGCTGGACGACGTGGCGGCGCTGTATTTTGGTGCAGTGCAATTGTTCGAATGCCTGGAGCAGACTTTTGCCTCTGGCCCGGCCTCGCGCGAGAAGCTGTCGAGCCGCGAGATCGAATGCCTGCGCTGGGCCGCCGCCGGAAAGAGCAGCGACGAGATCGCCATCATCCTCGGTATCTCGGCCTATACGGTCAGCAGCTATTTCAAGACCGCGACCAAGAAACTGGGTGCTGTGAATCGGATGCAGGCGATCGCCTCGGCGATGCGGTTGAAGCTGATCTGA
- the mnmA gene encoding tRNA 2-thiouridine(34) synthase MnmA: protein MEAVNSLDFDRKPENTRVVVAMSGGVDSSVVAGLLKREGYDVLGITLQLYDHGAAVHRAGSCCAGQDIEDARRVCEMLGIPHYVLDYEKRFRETVINPFAESYIAGETPIPCVACNQTVKFADLLATAKELGADALATGHYIRSRPNPTPEDPGRRALYRPVDAERDQSYFLFATTQEQIDYLRFPLGHLSKAETRALAEKMGLVVAKKADSQDICFVPQGKYTDIVSKLKPNAALAGDIVHIDGRVLGQHEGILHYTIGQRRGIGIATGEPLYVVYLDARSRRVIVGPKEALETRRLYLRDVNWLGDGDLEATAGAGFSCYAKVRSTRPPRPAMLHADEGGLYVELAEGEAGVAPGQACALYSGEGEDARVFGGGFIARSEREAAAEAALKRILASPAAA, encoded by the coding sequence ATGGAAGCCGTGAACAGTCTCGATTTCGACAGGAAGCCAGAAAATACGCGCGTTGTCGTCGCCATGTCGGGCGGTGTGGACTCATCCGTCGTCGCCGGGCTTTTGAAGCGAGAGGGTTATGACGTTCTCGGCATCACGCTGCAGCTCTACGACCACGGTGCGGCGGTACACCGGGCCGGCTCCTGCTGCGCCGGCCAGGATATCGAGGATGCGCGCCGCGTCTGCGAGATGCTCGGCATTCCCCATTATGTGCTCGATTACGAAAAGCGCTTTCGCGAGACCGTGATCAATCCCTTTGCCGAGAGCTATATCGCCGGCGAGACGCCGATACCGTGTGTGGCCTGCAACCAGACGGTCAAGTTTGCCGATCTTCTGGCGACTGCAAAGGAACTCGGCGCCGACGCGCTTGCGACCGGCCACTATATTCGCTCGCGGCCCAATCCGACGCCGGAGGACCCCGGCCGGCGCGCGCTCTATCGTCCGGTCGATGCCGAGCGCGACCAGAGCTACTTCCTGTTTGCCACCACCCAGGAGCAGATCGACTATCTGCGTTTTCCGCTCGGACACCTGTCCAAGGCCGAGACGCGGGCGCTTGCCGAGAAAATGGGGCTCGTCGTCGCTAAGAAGGCCGACAGCCAGGACATCTGCTTTGTGCCACAGGGCAAATACACCGATATCGTTTCGAAGCTGAAGCCGAATGCTGCGCTTGCCGGCGACATCGTGCACATCGATGGCCGCGTGCTTGGCCAGCACGAGGGCATCCTCCACTACACGATCGGCCAGCGCCGCGGCATCGGTATTGCCACCGGCGAGCCGCTCTATGTGGTTTACCTCGATGCGCGCTCACGCCGGGTCATCGTCGGGCCGAAAGAGGCGCTGGAGACACGCCGGCTCTATCTGCGCGATGTCAACTGGCTCGGGGACGGCGATCTTGAGGCCACTGCAGGCGCCGGCTTTTCTTGTTATGCCAAGGTGCGCTCGACGCGACCGCCGCGCCCGGCGATGCTGCATGCCGACGAGGGGGGACTCTATGTCGAACTTGCCGAGGGCGAGGCGGGCGTAGCGCCCGGCCAGGCCTGCGCGCTCTATTCGGGCGAGGGCGAGGACGCGCGCGTCTTCGGCGGCGGCTTCATCGCCCGTTCCGAGCGCGAAGCGGCCGCCGAAGCGGCCCTGAAGCGCATTCTCGCAAGCCCGGCCGCGGCCTGA
- the ctrA gene encoding cell cycle two-component system response regulator CtrA, which translates to MRVLLIEDDSATAQSIELMLKSESFNVYTTDLGEEGVDLGKLYDYDIILLDLNLPDMSGYEVLRTLRLAKVKTPILILSGMAGIEDKVRGLGFGADDYMTKPFHKDELVARIHAIVRRSKGHAQSVISTGELIVNLDAKTVEVGGQRVHLTGKEYQMLELLSLRKGTTLTKEMFLNHLYGGMDEPELKIIDVFICKLRKKLANAAGGANYIETVWGRGYVLREPDGDYLESA; encoded by the coding sequence ATGCGGGTACTACTCATCGAAGACGACAGCGCGACGGCGCAGAGCATCGAGTTGATGCTCAAATCCGAAAGTTTCAATGTCTACACGACGGATCTCGGTGAAGAGGGTGTCGATCTCGGCAAGCTCTATGACTACGACATCATCCTGCTGGACCTGAACCTGCCGGACATGTCGGGCTACGAAGTGCTGCGCACGCTGCGCCTGGCCAAAGTCAAAACGCCGATCCTGATCCTCTCCGGCATGGCCGGCATCGAGGACAAGGTGCGCGGCCTCGGTTTCGGCGCAGACGACTACATGACCAAGCCCTTCCACAAGGACGAGCTGGTTGCCCGCATTCACGCTATCGTTCGCCGCTCGAAGGGCCACGCGCAGTCGGTCATCTCCACGGGCGAGCTCATCGTCAACCTCGACGCCAAGACCGTCGAAGTCGGCGGCCAGCGGGTGCACCTGACCGGCAAGGAATACCAGATGCTCGAGCTGCTCTCGCTGCGCAAGGGCACGACGCTGACGAAGGAAATGTTCCTCAACCACCTTTATGGCGGCATGGACGAGCCGGAACTGAAGATCATCGACGTCTTCATCTGCAAGCTGCGCAAGAAGCTCGCAAACGCAGCCGGCGGCGCGAACTACATCGAAACGGTCTGGGGCCGCGGCTACGTGCTGCGCGAGCCGGACGGCGATTATCTCGAATCCGCCTGA
- a CDS encoding RNA methyltransferase, which yields MDDPRIAVFRAIRERDLVGREGRFVAEGTVVLRMLAAAHAKQGDFRAEAILLLENRLGGVAEILAAFPPEVPVYVADRSVFNAIAGFDMHRGVLAIGRRVGTSDPTALIASLPPESLVLAACGISNHDNMGSLFRNAAAFGADAVLLDETCCDPLYRKAIRVSVGAALSVPFARGGGAQSLLGSLADAGFAIWALSPRGEASIAEIAASPRLALVAGTEGEGLPEAILSRFHTARIPQRPGLDSLNVATASGIALYQMALLSGRVR from the coding sequence ATGGACGATCCACGGATCGCGGTCTTCCGCGCGATCCGCGAGCGTGACCTGGTCGGGCGGGAAGGGCGGTTCGTCGCCGAAGGCACCGTTGTGCTGCGCATGTTGGCTGCTGCCCATGCCAAGCAAGGCGACTTTCGGGCGGAAGCAATCTTGCTGCTTGAGAACAGGCTTGGCGGGGTCGCAGAAATTCTGGCGGCTTTTCCGCCGGAGGTTCCCGTCTATGTGGCAGACCGCTCCGTCTTCAATGCGATCGCCGGTTTCGACATGCATCGGGGCGTTCTTGCGATAGGGCGGCGAGTGGGCACGTCAGATCCGACCGCGCTGATCGCCTCGCTTCCCCCGGAAAGCCTGGTGCTCGCCGCTTGCGGCATCTCCAATCATGACAATATGGGGTCGCTCTTTCGCAATGCCGCCGCGTTTGGGGCGGACGCGGTGCTGCTCGACGAAACCTGCTGCGATCCGTTGTATCGAAAGGCGATCCGCGTTTCCGTTGGCGCCGCCTTGAGCGTTCCATTCGCCCGCGGCGGCGGCGCGCAATCTCTGCTGGGAAGCCTTGCTGACGCCGGCTTTGCAATCTGGGCGCTGTCGCCTCGGGGGGAGGCATCGATTGCGGAGATCGCGGCTTCGCCTCGACTGGCGCTGGTCGCCGGGACGGAAGGCGAGGGCCTTCCTGAAGCCATCCTGTCGCGCTTCCACACGGCCCGCATTCCACAAAGGCCAGGCCTCGACAGCCTGAACGTTGCCACCGCAAGCGGGATTGCACTCTATCAGATGGCGCTTCTCAGCGGTCGCGTGCGATAG
- a CDS encoding histidine phosphotransferase family protein: MAKNPNLTLSGPDLAALLCSRVCHDVISPVGAINNGLELLDEGGADEDAMDLIRTSALNASVRLKFARLAFGASGSVGASIDTGEAEKAARDFAAAEKKTEVSWSGPRAIVAKNRVKLLLNLFLVAYGAIPRGGSIDITLDRPDLDAEFRLTVKGRMLRVPPKFVEMLSGQLEEAVDAHTIQPYYTVLLAEEAGMELEVVPTAEEITFIAKVPAA, encoded by the coding sequence ATGGCGAAGAATCCGAACCTCACCCTGAGCGGTCCCGACCTCGCAGCCCTTCTGTGCAGCCGCGTCTGCCACGACGTCATTTCCCCGGTCGGCGCGATCAACAACGGGCTGGAACTGCTCGATGAGGGTGGAGCGGACGAGGATGCCATGGATCTCATCCGCACCAGCGCGTTGAACGCCTCGGTCCGCTTGAAGTTCGCCCGGCTCGCCTTCGGCGCCTCGGGCTCCGTCGGTGCCTCGATCGACACGGGCGAGGCGGAAAAGGCGGCGCGCGACTTCGCTGCAGCCGAGAAGAAGACCGAAGTCAGCTGGAGTGGCCCGCGGGCGATCGTCGCCAAGAACCGAGTGAAGCTCCTGCTCAACCTGTTCCTCGTCGCCTACGGTGCGATTCCGCGTGGCGGCTCGATCGACATTACGCTCGATCGGCCCGATCTCGATGCCGAATTCCGGCTGACAGTGAAAGGGCGCATGTTGCGGGTGCCGCCGAAGTTCGTGGAAATGCTCTCCGGACAACTCGAAGAGGCAGTCGACGCCCATACGATCCAACCGTACTATACGGTGCTCTTGGCCGAGGAAGCCGGCATGGAACTGGAGGTCGTTCCGACTGCCGAGGAGATCACCTTCATTGCCAAGGTGCCTGCCGCCTGA
- a CDS encoding EipA family protein: protein MGALYLTRRAALLAAIGAFAAPAASHAQSTSGSQYTVQEIVDAGHGFFGSTTGGLAKVVERAFESYGLPNGYILGQEGSGAFVAGLTYGEGEMNTKNAGSHSVFWQGPSLGLDWGGQGSRTMMLVYNLPDVNALYTRYAGISGSAYVVAGVGMTVLTEQNMVIVPIRTGIGARLGINAGYLKLTRNPTWNPF from the coding sequence ATGGGTGCTTTGTATTTGACCAGAAGGGCGGCCCTGCTCGCCGCGATCGGGGCCTTTGCTGCACCGGCCGCTTCACACGCCCAGAGCACCAGCGGGTCGCAATACACCGTTCAGGAAATCGTCGACGCCGGCCATGGCTTCTTTGGATCCACCACCGGCGGGCTCGCCAAAGTGGTCGAGCGTGCGTTCGAATCCTACGGTCTGCCGAACGGCTATATCCTCGGCCAGGAGGGATCGGGCGCCTTCGTCGCAGGGCTCACCTATGGCGAAGGTGAGATGAACACGAAGAACGCCGGAAGCCATTCCGTGTTCTGGCAGGGCCCGTCCCTCGGCCTCGACTGGGGCGGCCAGGGCAGCCGCACCATGATGCTCGTCTATAACCTCCCGGACGTGAACGCGCTTTACACCCGCTATGCGGGCATTTCTGGCTCAGCCTACGTTGTCGCCGGTGTCGGCATGACGGTACTGACGGAGCAGAATATGGTCATCGTACCGATCCGCACCGGCATCGGTGCCCGCCTCGGAATCAATGCCGGCTACCTCAAGCTGACACGTAACCCCACCTGGAACCCATTCTGA
- a CDS encoding DMT family transporter codes for MASNLGGRHHVGIALAFVCLLLLGVMPVISNGRPPGSGALVFALWLSIWQLLFSLPLLIREWRGGERGLMSATLSRARRNRILWITLFTGALFGISTWAYVLAFEKVGATNAALALQAYPLCAATLEAVFLGRRKGLAEVGFTGLLLIALYYLSTDGTWRPAGLSPWFGVAFAVPAIWSIAHVILRETLVSTPITPNQVTTSRLIVSTFVLAVLALTFEEPGEVWRTGLSPVFQAFALLMGLAYYLELAIWFNAMKHIDVSVASTITVPAPAITMIFAALFLGDAIQGTQIAAFGMIVIGLFGLLRYARPALQQPP; via the coding sequence ATGGCCAGCAATCTCGGCGGCCGGCATCATGTCGGCATCGCGCTCGCATTTGTTTGTCTGCTTCTATTGGGCGTGATGCCGGTCATCTCGAACGGCCGTCCCCCCGGATCGGGGGCGTTGGTTTTCGCTCTCTGGCTCTCGATCTGGCAGCTTCTGTTTTCGCTGCCACTATTGATCCGCGAGTGGCGCGGCGGTGAGCGCGGACTCATGAGCGCAACATTGTCGCGCGCCAGGAGGAACCGGATCCTTTGGATCACATTGTTTACGGGGGCGCTTTTCGGCATTTCCACCTGGGCCTATGTATTGGCGTTCGAAAAGGTGGGCGCAACGAACGCCGCTCTCGCGCTTCAGGCTTATCCGCTCTGTGCGGCGACATTGGAAGCGGTGTTTCTCGGGCGTCGAAAGGGCCTGGCCGAGGTCGGATTCACCGGTCTGCTCCTGATTGCACTCTACTATCTGTCGACCGACGGCACCTGGCGACCGGCAGGGCTTTCACCTTGGTTCGGCGTTGCATTCGCCGTGCCGGCGATCTGGAGCATTGCCCACGTTATCCTGCGGGAAACCTTGGTCTCGACGCCGATCACTCCCAATCAGGTTACTACATCGCGTCTGATTGTATCGACATTTGTCCTTGCCGTGCTCGCGCTCACATTTGAAGAGCCAGGCGAAGTCTGGCGCACCGGTCTATCACCCGTTTTTCAGGCTTTTGCCCTGTTGATGGGGCTGGCCTACTACCTTGAACTCGCCATCTGGTTCAACGCCATGAAGCATATCGACGTTTCTGTGGCCAGCACAATCACAGTTCCAGCCCCGGCCATCACGATGATCTTCGCTGCGTTGTTTCTGGGAGATGCGATACAGGGAACGCAGATTGCTGCCTTCGGCATGATCGTCATCGGGTTGTTCGGGCTGCTGCGTTATGCCAGGCCGGCACTGCAGCAGCCACCGTGA